From Pseudomonas poae, the proteins below share one genomic window:
- a CDS encoding sigma 54-interacting transcriptional regulator: MMDNRFAQLPHPLAYADALLGWFTRLGTDDDETSLPDLCVAAAAQLSQCELSQLYWRDEATGRLDLIAQHLPGVPPPGNLVSGADFQHEQVLHYVLSHRCALSLQDLANSVYESGFLPAMAKPWCALSCVPLFSRHQTLTGVLLYASQRPISLQDYAVSLGQLGSFALMQVALLRRLRPAQSVIPPKCAAQVTRAAFGLIGHSTAMDETYRLIGKVLNAPYTVLLRGETGTGKEVVARAIHCAGPRRDKAFVVQNCAAFPEGLLESELFGYRKGAFTGAERNHAGLFDAAHGGTLLLDEIGDMPLSLQAKLLRVLQEGEIRPLGASAAHKVDVRIIAATHRDLAAMVAQGSFREDLYYRLAQFPIELPALRERDGDVLLLARHFAQKACAALGRTAVGWSSAALDQLSSHGFPGNVRELKCLVERAVLLCDDAVILPAHLSLSAAPVNEAVDATLRQRLERVERVFLIDCLHKNRGNRTRTARELGVARRTLLYRLAHLKIPVANVREGG; the protein is encoded by the coding sequence ATGATGGATAACCGGTTTGCCCAGTTGCCCCATCCACTGGCCTACGCTGATGCATTACTGGGCTGGTTCACCCGCCTGGGCACTGATGACGACGAGACCAGCTTGCCGGACCTGTGTGTCGCGGCGGCTGCCCAATTGAGTCAGTGTGAACTCAGCCAACTGTATTGGCGCGACGAGGCGACAGGTCGGCTTGACCTGATCGCCCAGCATTTGCCTGGAGTGCCGCCTCCCGGCAACCTGGTTTCCGGCGCGGATTTTCAGCATGAGCAGGTGCTGCACTATGTGCTCAGTCATCGCTGCGCCCTTAGCCTGCAAGACCTGGCAAACAGTGTGTACGAAAGCGGCTTTTTGCCTGCCATGGCGAAGCCTTGGTGCGCGTTGTCGTGTGTGCCGTTGTTCAGTCGCCACCAAACCCTTACCGGTGTGTTGCTGTATGCCAGCCAGCGCCCGATCTCCTTACAGGACTACGCTGTCTCATTGGGCCAGCTGGGTAGCTTTGCCTTGATGCAGGTGGCATTGCTGCGGCGTTTGCGGCCTGCGCAAAGTGTTATCCCGCCCAAGTGCGCAGCCCAGGTCACACGGGCGGCATTTGGTTTGATCGGCCATAGCACGGCCATGGATGAGACGTACCGTCTGATCGGCAAGGTGCTGAATGCACCCTACACCGTGCTGCTGCGCGGTGAGACCGGTACCGGCAAGGAAGTGGTGGCGCGGGCTATCCATTGCGCCGGGCCGCGCCGTGACAAAGCGTTCGTGGTGCAAAACTGTGCGGCGTTTCCCGAGGGGCTGCTGGAAAGTGAACTGTTCGGCTATCGCAAAGGCGCCTTCACGGGTGCCGAGCGTAACCATGCAGGGTTATTCGATGCAGCGCATGGCGGCACGTTGCTCCTGGACGAAATCGGCGATATGCCGCTGTCGCTGCAGGCCAAGCTGTTGCGGGTTTTACAGGAAGGTGAAATTCGCCCACTGGGTGCCAGTGCGGCGCACAAGGTCGATGTGCGCATTATCGCCGCGACTCACCGTGACCTCGCCGCGATGGTGGCCCAGGGCAGTTTTCGCGAAGACCTGTATTACCGGCTGGCGCAGTTCCCGATTGAGCTTCCGGCCCTGCGTGAGCGCGACGGTGATGTGTTGCTGTTGGCGCGGCATTTTGCGCAAAAAGCCTGCGCGGCGCTGGGCCGTACCGCGGTGGGGTGGTCAAGCGCGGCATTGGATCAACTGTCGAGTCATGGTTTTCCCGGCAACGTACGAGAGCTCAAGTGCCTGGTAGAGCGCGCGGTGCTGTTGTGTGACGACGCTGTGATCCTGCCTGCGCACCTTTCCCTGTCGGCGGCACCTGTCAATGAAGCGGTCGATGCAACCTTGCGCCAACGCCTGGAGCGAGTGGAGCGGGTATTCCTGATCGACTGCCTGCACAAAAATCGTGGCAATCGAACCCGAACCGCTCGCGAGCTGGGCGTCGCACGCCGCACGCTGCTCTACCGCCTGGCGCACTTGAAGATTCCCGTGGCCAATGTTCGCGAGGGCGGCTGA
- a CDS encoding type VI secretion protein, which yields MSFRPWQAVMLVLCLLGGCNANYVFDDADYRPLGDPQAARRGH from the coding sequence ATGTCTTTTCGTCCGTGGCAAGCCGTGATGCTTGTGCTGTGTTTGCTGGGTGGCTGTAACGCCAATTATGTCTTTGACGACGCTGACTACCGACCGTTGGGTGATCCCCAGGCGGCCCGTCGCGGCCATTGA
- the tagH gene encoding type VI secretion system-associated FHA domain protein TagH has translation MQLMFEVCDAVSGEPPARKVFDGVGGVIGRGAGCDWIIPDTTRLISSHHGLVSYRDGRYFLTDISSNGIAVSGSLESLRKGQARLISEGDVYRLGSMEIRARLLGVDRPGSARTDTIPDDAFLGLDPVHALECEQRRAELSQELDALNTPTQSPAQSFCEGAVDRDHLVVPRWAEPAGEVAASLAVPPAVVAPEGFWSQFGEALGMGLDTLDTPGREALAIKVAGLFRQTVEGLQQNLRTRDELNREMNLGWSTPVLKSQNPLRDCVDAHAAVTSLLSAGELGQPSTEQAVAQVCRDLQVHQLALVVACRAAVRGALAAFAPDHLLSCFEREGKPRRFFSDAAHWRAYQRHYRRQREEGALGEQLLRSDFTQAYEEQVRLVSTLHAAYPG, from the coding sequence ATGCAATTAATGTTTGAAGTGTGTGACGCCGTGAGCGGGGAACCGCCGGCCCGCAAGGTATTTGACGGGGTCGGCGGCGTGATCGGCCGTGGTGCGGGGTGTGACTGGATCATTCCCGACACCACGCGCTTGATTTCCAGCCACCATGGCTTGGTCAGTTACCGGGATGGGCGCTACTTCCTGACGGATATCAGCAGTAACGGGATTGCTGTGTCGGGCAGTCTGGAAAGCTTGCGCAAAGGGCAGGCGCGGCTGATCAGTGAAGGTGATGTATACCGCTTGGGATCAATGGAAATTCGCGCCCGATTGTTGGGCGTGGACCGGCCTGGATCGGCCCGCACTGACACGATCCCCGACGATGCCTTTCTGGGACTTGACCCTGTTCACGCATTGGAGTGCGAACAGCGGCGCGCAGAACTGTCGCAAGAGTTGGACGCGTTGAACACGCCAACACAATCGCCTGCGCAATCGTTTTGTGAGGGGGCTGTGGACCGCGATCATCTGGTTGTGCCTCGGTGGGCTGAGCCTGCCGGGGAAGTGGCGGCTTCACTCGCGGTCCCCCCGGCAGTTGTGGCCCCGGAGGGGTTCTGGTCGCAGTTTGGCGAAGCATTGGGTATGGGTTTGGATACGCTCGATACGCCGGGTCGCGAGGCGCTGGCGATCAAGGTGGCGGGCTTGTTCAGGCAAACCGTCGAAGGGTTGCAGCAAAACCTTCGAACCCGCGACGAGTTGAACCGTGAGATGAATCTGGGCTGGAGCACGCCCGTGCTCAAGAGCCAGAACCCCTTGAGAGATTGCGTCGACGCCCATGCGGCCGTGACGTCGCTGTTGAGTGCCGGCGAGTTGGGCCAGCCTTCTACCGAGCAAGCGGTCGCCCAGGTGTGTCGGGACCTGCAAGTTCATCAACTGGCCTTGGTCGTGGCTTGCCGGGCCGCAGTACGCGGCGCGCTGGCAGCGTTTGCACCCGATCATCTGCTGTCGTGCTTCGAGCGCGAGGGCAAGCCGCGCCGGTTCTTCTCGGACGCTGCCCATTGGCGGGCGTACCAGCGCCATTACCGACGGCAGAGGGAGGAGGGTGCCTTGGGCGAGCAGCTATTGCGCAGTGACTTTACCCAAGCCTATGAGGAACAGGTGCGCCTCGTCTCGACCCTGCACGCCGCTTATCCAGGATGA
- the tssJ gene encoding type VI secretion system lipoprotein TssJ, with translation MYRTTVAAMLIALGLLAGCSSISPFSTLTKLDLTLTAGDAVNPDLHGRPSPVVLRLIELRHPVAFENADFFSLYARAEQTLPKDWVSSEELEMRPGERQALKLSLEPQSRYVGVLVAYRDLPHVQWRLVLPVAPAQLTRADLVLDHTGIRIDAPDTRKAED, from the coding sequence ATGTATCGAACCACCGTCGCAGCAATGCTGATAGCGCTGGGCCTGTTGGCTGGCTGCAGCAGCATTTCACCTTTTTCGACATTGACCAAACTGGACCTTACATTGACGGCCGGCGATGCGGTCAACCCGGACCTGCATGGCCGTCCCTCTCCAGTGGTGCTGCGCTTGATTGAACTGCGCCACCCCGTGGCCTTTGAGAATGCGGATTTTTTCAGCCTCTATGCGCGGGCGGAACAGACACTCCCCAAAGATTGGGTCAGTAGCGAAGAACTCGAGATGCGGCCCGGTGAGCGGCAGGCGCTCAAACTCAGTCTCGAGCCGCAAAGCCGTTATGTCGGCGTACTGGTGGCGTATCGCGATTTGCCCCACGTGCAATGGCGGTTGGTGCTGCCGGTCGCCCCTGCACAACTGACGCGCGCTGATCTGGTGCTGGACCATACAGGTATCCGCATCGATGCCCCTGATACCCGCAAGGCGGAAGATTGA
- the icmH gene encoding type IVB secretion system protein IcmH/DotU — MTMDSEHAQDEKTVLLDREGLSPAQGAVTDFPSPPRFEQLEDRMIYSARLQGAQSFNMGPNSLVTAAWELLSQVVQIKTSTGRENLQTLNDRLSSGITTFEARALHLGGEVGQVMSARYVLCSVIDEAVVTTAWGSRSDWSTSSLLSRFHNETFGGEKVFQLLERLSRDPVKHVAILELLYLCLALGFEGKYRVMARGGAQLEGIRDALYRQIRHVRGDRLSMTAAPGAARKRHARLRSLSATWVVIGGLACVLAMYSGCAWVLGQERMTVMQLFQPSASDQAQTPL, encoded by the coding sequence ATGACGATGGACAGTGAACACGCGCAGGACGAGAAGACCGTATTGCTTGACCGCGAGGGGCTCAGCCCGGCGCAGGGGGCGGTGACCGATTTCCCATCGCCGCCAAGGTTCGAGCAACTGGAGGACCGCATGATCTACAGCGCCCGACTGCAGGGCGCACAGAGCTTCAATATGGGCCCCAATAGCCTGGTGACCGCGGCCTGGGAACTCTTGTCGCAGGTTGTGCAGATCAAGACCAGTACGGGCCGGGAAAACCTGCAGACGCTCAACGACCGATTGTCTTCCGGCATCACCACGTTTGAGGCCCGCGCCCTGCACCTGGGCGGCGAGGTTGGGCAGGTGATGTCTGCGCGTTATGTGCTGTGCAGCGTGATTGACGAGGCCGTGGTGACCACGGCGTGGGGCAGTCGCAGTGACTGGTCCACGAGCAGCCTGTTGAGTCGTTTTCACAACGAAACCTTTGGTGGTGAAAAGGTGTTCCAGCTGCTGGAGCGGCTGTCCCGCGACCCCGTCAAGCATGTGGCCATCCTGGAGTTGTTGTACCTGTGCCTGGCGCTGGGGTTCGAAGGTAAATACCGCGTCATGGCGCGGGGCGGGGCTCAGCTTGAAGGGATACGCGATGCCTTGTACCGACAGATCAGGCATGTGCGCGGGGACCGGCTCTCGATGACTGCCGCGCCAGGCGCTGCCAGGAAGCGTCACGCACGATTGCGCAGTCTTTCCGCGACATGGGTGGTGATCGGTGGGCTGGCCTGCGTGCTGGCGATGTACTCAGGGTGTGCATGGGTGCTGGGCCAAGAGCGCATGACGGTCATGCAACTTTTTCAACCTTCGGCGTCGGACCAGGCTCAGACGCCCTTGTAA
- the tssM gene encoding type VI secretion system membrane subunit TssM, with amino-acid sequence MNAFFKGAGTILRKSWVWSLLLVLSGALLVWFFGPLLAVDDYRFWHSATARLLTVCGLFLLWGLAMVVVGAGRTARLSQPEHQTRHQREGLVGDEQKQVRGRFKEALQTLRTTRRYGERSQRWRSELPWYLLIGQPGSGKTRLLAATGLQFPLDRVEAGPSGGTSHCDWYFADQAVLVETAGRYLTQPDRSVDAAGWSTLLGLLRLRRRTRPLNGVVVTLSVDTLLASNEHDLELHARHVHSRLQDIQQTLHVDVPVYLVLTQADRLAGFAEFFDSPQGDGTEDILGGCLATGQGETEIAHVREAFEALLQRLGAELIPRLHQERNVERRGRMLDFPQQAARLADRLCLFVESAFSAHRYQRIHALRGFYLTCAKAGDTRSHFVQGLFSRVIFAEADLAGLHTPERQRLRRRQGLLALAASLVIGAAAALWANSYSFNHQRLVELQALTKPQPPAQPGSDEVLARLTLLDSRLAATQVFAPQAEVRWVDRAGVYQGEKTRPLLVDAYEAALRQQLLPQVTTLLEEQVRSSLGDRERLLDTLRAYLMLNLRERRDTAWLAEHLAGLWSARLAGDTSAQERLNKHVARLLEAPFAAPLNDGLVAQARQALRGESLADVVYRTLREQARSLEPYRLAEGQVFARNEPPIPGFYTKRYLQYFEKQGPRLVNAIAQDNWVLGEASDLSAMDLRRLMLELEQRYFSEYADVWSDALGRLRLQESDSLRQGVDQLAGLTSAQSALVQLLQQVRENTRLVPTHERIEVAGQQAGELIAAASALLPGQAVPDAARRALQRRFEPLHQLLDEAQNPGAELTQALRLLDELHLQLLALNRESPPEQAAFTLVKQRMEGQQPLLSNVRNAAARLPMPLKGWFEGVADTTWRQLLDDAYGHVNQRYQSEVYGFYAKAIQRRYPFDAHAGSDVALGDFQEFFKPRGAMARFYEGYLRPFVSVEGNRYRLRGMDGRSLPMSRSLLEQLTRAQMIRQGFFSEEQGEWAVRFTLAPYSLDQAVSRAILQVGDQQLEYRHGPIVPMAFNWPSETNNSRSSLVLERGAEQRPLGIEKNSGDWSLFRFFDLLQSESASGRDAYLIKAELAGLRANYLLTSQRNPSPFQMATWRTFRLPEQL; translated from the coding sequence ATGAACGCATTCTTCAAGGGCGCGGGCACGATCCTGCGCAAAAGTTGGGTCTGGAGCCTGTTATTGGTGCTGTCCGGCGCACTGTTGGTGTGGTTTTTCGGGCCGTTGCTGGCGGTGGATGACTATCGGTTCTGGCACAGCGCGACAGCGCGCTTGCTGACCGTGTGTGGCTTGTTCCTGTTGTGGGGGTTGGCGATGGTCGTGGTGGGCGCGGGCCGCACTGCACGGCTCAGCCAGCCTGAACATCAGACTCGCCATCAGCGTGAGGGGCTGGTCGGCGACGAACAAAAGCAGGTGCGGGGGCGGTTCAAGGAGGCGCTGCAGACGCTGAGAACCACACGGCGCTACGGTGAGCGCAGCCAGCGTTGGCGCAGCGAGTTGCCCTGGTACCTGTTGATCGGGCAACCGGGCAGCGGCAAGACCCGGCTCCTGGCGGCCACCGGGCTGCAATTTCCGCTCGATCGAGTCGAGGCGGGGCCCTCGGGCGGCACGTCCCACTGTGATTGGTATTTTGCCGACCAGGCCGTACTGGTCGAGACCGCAGGGCGCTACCTGACCCAGCCAGACCGTTCGGTGGACGCTGCGGGATGGTCGACGTTGCTCGGCCTACTCAGGTTGCGGCGCAGGACGCGCCCGCTCAATGGCGTGGTGGTGACGTTGTCGGTGGATACGCTGTTGGCGAGCAATGAGCACGACCTGGAGCTTCACGCCCGTCATGTACATAGCCGTTTGCAGGACATCCAGCAGACGCTGCATGTGGATGTGCCGGTTTATCTGGTGTTGACCCAGGCTGACCGCCTGGCCGGGTTTGCCGAGTTCTTTGATTCGCCGCAGGGCGACGGCACCGAAGACATACTCGGCGGGTGCCTGGCGACAGGTCAGGGTGAAACCGAGATTGCCCATGTGCGTGAAGCCTTCGAAGCACTGCTGCAACGCCTGGGGGCAGAACTGATCCCACGCTTGCACCAGGAGCGAAACGTTGAACGCCGTGGCCGCATGCTGGATTTTCCGCAGCAAGCCGCACGCCTCGCAGACCGCTTGTGCCTGTTTGTCGAGTCTGCGTTTTCCGCCCATCGCTATCAGCGCATCCATGCTTTACGAGGGTTCTACCTGACGTGCGCGAAGGCGGGTGATACACGCTCGCACTTCGTACAAGGTCTGTTCAGTCGGGTGATCTTTGCCGAGGCCGATCTCGCCGGCTTGCATACCCCCGAGCGCCAACGCCTGCGTCGGCGCCAAGGTCTATTGGCGCTGGCCGCATCGCTGGTCATCGGTGCAGCGGCTGCGCTGTGGGCCAACAGTTATTCGTTCAATCATCAGCGCCTGGTAGAACTGCAGGCGCTGACAAAACCGCAACCACCCGCCCAGCCAGGTTCGGACGAGGTTCTGGCCAGGCTGACGCTGCTGGACAGCCGCCTGGCGGCCACGCAGGTATTTGCACCGCAGGCAGAGGTGCGCTGGGTGGATCGGGCGGGCGTGTATCAGGGCGAGAAGACTCGCCCGCTGTTGGTCGATGCCTATGAAGCGGCGCTGCGCCAGCAACTGCTGCCGCAGGTAACGACCTTGCTCGAAGAACAGGTGCGCTCCAGCCTTGGCGATCGCGAGCGGCTTTTGGACACCCTGCGTGCCTACCTGATGCTCAATCTGCGCGAGCGTCGTGATACGGCCTGGCTGGCGGAGCATCTGGCGGGCCTTTGGTCCGCACGCTTGGCCGGGGATACGTCGGCGCAGGAGCGGCTGAATAAACACGTTGCGCGATTGCTTGAGGCGCCGTTCGCAGCCCCCTTGAACGATGGGCTGGTGGCCCAGGCTCGCCAGGCATTACGTGGGGAGTCGCTGGCGGATGTGGTCTATCGGACACTGCGCGAACAAGCCCGTAGCCTGGAGCCCTACCGCCTGGCCGAGGGCCAGGTGTTCGCCAGGAATGAGCCGCCCATCCCCGGTTTCTACACCAAAAGGTACCTGCAGTATTTCGAAAAACAGGGCCCTCGGCTGGTCAATGCGATTGCCCAGGATAACTGGGTGCTGGGCGAAGCCAGCGACCTCAGTGCGATGGATTTACGCAGGTTGATGCTAGAGCTGGAGCAGCGTTATTTCAGCGAGTATGCCGATGTCTGGAGTGACGCCCTCGGTCGCCTGCGCTTGCAGGAAAGTGACAGCCTGCGCCAAGGCGTTGACCAGCTTGCCGGCCTGACGTCAGCCCAGTCAGCGTTGGTGCAACTGTTGCAGCAGGTGCGTGAAAATACCCGCTTGGTGCCGACCCATGAGCGGATCGAGGTAGCGGGCCAGCAAGCCGGCGAACTGATTGCCGCCGCCAGTGCGCTGCTGCCGGGCCAGGCGGTGCCGGACGCGGCGCGACGTGCGTTACAGCGTCGCTTCGAACCGTTGCATCAACTGCTCGATGAGGCGCAAAACCCTGGCGCCGAGTTGACGCAGGCATTACGCCTGTTGGATGAACTGCACCTGCAATTGCTGGCGCTGAACCGCGAGAGTCCGCCTGAGCAAGCAGCGTTCACACTGGTCAAGCAACGCATGGAGGGGCAGCAGCCTTTATTGAGCAATGTGCGTAATGCTGCCGCCCGTTTGCCGATGCCGCTCAAGGGCTGGTTCGAAGGGGTTGCCGACACCACTTGGCGCCAACTGCTCGATGACGCGTACGGGCACGTGAATCAGCGTTATCAAAGCGAGGTGTATGGTTTTTATGCCAAGGCAATCCAGCGTCGCTATCCCTTCGATGCCCATGCTGGCAGTGATGTCGCCTTGGGTGATTTCCAGGAGTTTTTCAAGCCTCGGGGCGCCATGGCCCGCTTCTATGAGGGCTACCTGCGGCCATTTGTCAGCGTTGAGGGCAACCGGTATCGATTGCGAGGTATGGACGGTCGCAGCTTGCCGATGTCGCGTTCGCTGCTGGAGCAACTGACCAGGGCGCAGATGATTCGCCAGGGTTTTTTCAGCGAAGAGCAGGGCGAGTGGGCCGTTCGATTCACGCTGGCGCCCTACAGCCTGGATCAGGCAGTCAGCCGCGCAATCCTGCAAGTGGGCGATCAACAGTTGGAATACCGGCATGGTCCGATCGTACCTATGGCGTTTAACTGGCCCAGCGAGACGAACAATAGTCGCAGCAGCCTGGTGCTCGAGCGCGGCGCCGAGCAGCGGCCGCTGGGCATCGAGAAAAACAGCGGTGACTGGTCGTTATTCCGCTTCTTCGACTTGCTGCAGAGCGAGTCGGCAAGCGGCCGGGATGCATACCTGATCAAGGCTGAGCTCGCCGGCTTGCGCGCCAACTACCTGCTCACCAGCCAACGCAACCCCAGCCCATTCCAGATGGCGACGTGGCGCACCTTCCGCTTGCCGGAGCAACTGTGA
- a CDS encoding serine/threonine-protein phosphatase, whose amino-acid sequence MSPVHTWRSAGRTVQGKQRSRNEDAFLDCPQRGCWAVADGMGGHQAGDVASRWVISSLAALSGFGSFEQRIETVRRCLRGLDTQLGQALAQRCTMGSTVVALLLEGRRAACIWAGDSRCYLWRRQRLYQLSRDHSLQQQLMDQQQLSLEQAQAYPGARALTRAIGAPQPLSLEVLELSTLPGDVFLLCSDGLYQGLSHGELGSAMGRGTPRQVLEQLFTNVLRGPARDDLTAVVIQQ is encoded by the coding sequence GTGAGCCCGGTACACACTTGGCGCAGTGCCGGGCGTACGGTCCAGGGCAAGCAGCGCTCACGCAACGAGGATGCATTCCTGGATTGCCCGCAGCGCGGCTGTTGGGCGGTTGCGGATGGGATGGGCGGCCACCAGGCCGGAGATGTCGCCAGCCGATGGGTGATCAGCAGCTTGGCTGCGTTATCGGGCTTTGGCAGTTTTGAGCAACGAATCGAGACCGTTCGGCGCTGTTTGCGCGGGCTCGACACTCAGCTGGGCCAGGCGTTGGCGCAACGTTGCACCATGGGCAGTACCGTGGTTGCGTTGTTGCTTGAGGGTCGCCGGGCAGCCTGTATTTGGGCGGGGGATAGCCGCTGTTACCTGTGGCGCCGACAGCGCCTCTATCAGCTGTCGCGTGACCATTCCCTGCAACAGCAACTGATGGATCAGCAGCAGTTGAGTCTGGAGCAGGCCCAGGCTTACCCGGGCGCCAGGGCGTTGACCCGTGCGATAGGTGCGCCGCAGCCGCTGAGCCTGGAGGTGCTGGAACTGAGCACCCTTCCAGGCGATGTATTTTTGCTGTGCAGCGATGGCCTGTACCAAGGGCTCAGCCACGGTGAACTGGGCAGCGCCATGGGCCGGGGAACGCCACGCCAGGTGCTGGAACAGTTGTTTACCAATGTGTTGCGAGGGCCGGCGCGGGACGACCTGACGGCTGTCGTGATTCAGCAATGA